GCAGTTGGTCATATGCGCGAAAAACTGATTATCCCGGAAACGGGAGAACATGAAGTCGTAAGTCGACTGCGCACATCCCTGGGTAAGGATGTTGACTACCATCCTTACCTGCCAAGAGAAGATGGTCGTCTGCCCATGTCCGACTTTGGGGCCCATCACCGATACAATGTGACCGGACTGTTTCATGACATGTGGGGCTTTCCTTCAAATAACCCCGGGTGGTGAATGAGCTTCTCCGTCATCTTGTTGACAAGATAGATAACAATATTCACGTCATTACAAGGTACAAGGAACATTATCTCGAGGGAGCGGAGTATATAATGATTTCGTACGGATCTTCTGCGAGATCCGCAATCCATCTTGCCAGGGAAAGAAGGGCCAAGGGGGAAAAGATAGGTGTTCTTGAGCTGCAATCTCTCTGGCCGTTTCCGGTGGAGATGGTAAAAGAAAAATGTGCTAATGCAAAGGCTGTTCTTGTGGTTGAGATGAACATGGGACAGATTACCGCCCAGGTCAAGGCTGCTGTTAAAAAACCGGGTCGTGTATTTCTTGCCAATCGAATTGACGGGCACCTTGTAACACCTTCAGATATCAAGAAACTTCTTCGGGTTATCCAGGGGAGGGGAGTATAATATGGCTGTTAAGGATTATTTAAGAGAACGTTTTTTCCCTCATATGTGGTGCCCCGGTTGTGGCCACGGAACGATTCTGAATTCGTTGCTCCGGGCGGTCGAGGAACTGGGACTGGGAAAAAATGATATTGTCATGACTTCCGGAATTGGCTGTTCCGCCAGAATTTCAGGGTATGTTGATTTTCATTCTCTGCACACCATGCATGGCAGGGCCCTGGCCTGCGCGACCGGTGTCAAGCTGAGTCAACCGCGTCTGAACGTTATTGTACCCATGGGTGATGGTGATGCCCTGGCCATCGGTGGCAATCATTTCATCCATGCCGCAAGACGAAATATAGACATCACTGCTATTGTGATGAATAACCGGATTTATGGAATGACAGGAGGACAGTTTTCTCCCCTTTCCGGCCCCGGTGTAAACGCAACCACGGCACCCTATAAAACCATTGATAACAATTTTGATGTGGTTGAACTGGCAACCGCAGCGGGAGCAAGCTTTGTAGCCCGCTCAACCGCGTTTCATGCCAAAGAATCAACGGAAATACTCAAAAAGGCTATTTTGCACAAGGGATTTTCCGTGGTTGAAATTCTTTCCCAGTGCCCAACCCACTATGGCCGGAAAAACAAGGAAGGTGATGCGGCATCCATGCTTGAAATCCATAAAGCCAATACGGCAAAGCTTGGATCCAAGGCGTTGAAGGAAAACCCGGAGCTGATTCCCCGTGGGATTTTTGTTGATGTGGATAAACCGGAATATTGTGAAGAGTACGATAAATTAATTGCTTTTGCGATGAAGAAGGAGAAAGCGTCATGAAGCGAACCCGACTTGTTTTTTCAGGATCCGGCGGACAGGGGGTTATTACGGCGGCTATCATCCTCGCTGAGGCTGCGGTTATCCACGAGGGAATAAATGCCACCCAGTCGCAGAGTTACGGTGCTGCCGCAAGGGGGGGAGCCACACGGAGTGATATTATTCTGTCAGAGGGTGAGATTCATTTTCCGGAAGTGGTTCAGCCGAACGTCCTGGTCTGTCTGACTCAGGAGGCTTATAATACTTATTCCTCCATTGTTCGTCCGGGAGGAACATTGCTTACAGACAGTCGTTTTGTCAAACCCATAAAGAAAATTGATGCACGGCAGACAGAGTTGCCGATGTATGACACGGTGATGAAGGAAATCGGCAAGCCGATTGTTTTTAATATCTGTGTTCTGGGAGCCCTGATCGGTATTACTGAACTGTTGAAACCCGCTTCACTGATGAAAGCAGTGGCAGACAGGGTTCCAAAGGATTTTCTTGAAATGAACAATAAGGCTTTTGATCTTGGTCTCTCTTTGGGGGCTGAGTGACAAGGGAATAGAAAATTTAAAACCGGGTTACATGTTAAAAAGTCGGTGCCTCAAAAGGGGTACCGACTTTTTTGTTGCGACCTTCTGTCTGCCTGAATTGATAAGAAGTGCGGGGTAATGGGTAAGCAAAAAAATGTTTGTTTGACTCTTTTGCTTTTCCTGCCGTATGATGGATATAATAATAATTCTTATCGAGGGAATATATGGATCGAATACTACTGGTGGAAGACAGTCCGATGTATGGCCGTCTGGCCAAATCCAGAATTGAGGAGCATTTTGATCTTCCGGTTTTCTGGACCAAAACCATGGAAGAAACGGTTACGTTGCTGGATAGGGCCGACGACAGTTTTTCAATGGCCCTGCTTGATTTCAATCTTCCCGATGCACCAGATGGTGAAGTTATTGACAAGGTGCTTGACAGGGGCATTTCCTCCATTGTCTTCACTGCCAATATGAGCGATACCGTTCGTGAATTTGTCTGGAAAAAGAAGGTTGCAGACTATATTTTAAAAGATGATCCCAGCAGTCTTGATTATGTCATTAAGGCGATGGCCAGACTCCGGAGGAACAGCAGCAGGTTTATTTTAATTGTGCACAAGTCCGATTCATTTCGCACTGCAATATCAGAACTACTCTATGTTCACAGGTTTCGTATTGTAACAGCCTCAAGTGGGCGGGCTGCCCTTGAAATACTCGCTCGTTATCCGGAAATCTGTCTTGTTATTTCCGGGGCAGAATTTGAAGACATGGACGGCTGCAGTCTCTGTAGAAAGATCAGGGAGATCCATTCAGCCGATTCTTTAGCTATTATCGGAACATGGAAAGGAGAGGATGCGACCGCAGGCGCAAAGTTTCTGAAAAATGGTGCCAATGATTTTATAAGGCAGGATTTTCTGGTTGAGGAATTTTACAGTCGTATAAATAACTGTATAGAGAACCTGACACTGATTGAGAAATTAAAAGAATCGGCCATGAAGGATTTCCTCACGGGATTGTATAATCGGCGCAGCTTTTTCGATCGGGGTGAAAAACTTTATACCCGTACAGTTAAGGAGGGGGAGGAGCTCTGCTGCGCAATGATTGATATTGATTATTTCAAGAAGGTCAATGACAGTTTTGGCCATGATGTTGGAGACAGGGTGATACAGAGGGTGGCACAGATTCTTCTTGAGGGTGTTGGTAAAAATGATATTGTTGCCAGGTTCGGTGGGGAAGAGTTCTGTCTGCTGCTGAAAGGTTCAGACAAAGACAGGGGCTGGTGTCTGCTGGAGGAGTTACGAAAAAAAATCCAGAAAAACGCCATGGCAACCACCGAAAAAGGAGAGCCTGTTTTTGTCAGTATCAGTGGTGGCCTGTGCGTCAGTCATCTCGGTTGCCTGAATGATATGATTAAAAGAGCAGACGACAGTCTTTACAGGGCAAAACAGAATGGACGCAACACTATTGTCTCTTGAGGAAAAATACACTTTTCACCATTTGCAGAACGGATTGGTGACAAGGTTTGCGTTGTAGTATCTGGGATCGTCAGTTACTTCCCGGTCGATCCATTCGGGAACGGCAAAAGTTTCTCCTTCGTGTTGCAGTTCAATTTCCGCAAAAACCAGACCTTTGTTTTCACCTTCAAATTCGTCAACTTCCCAGGTAAACCCTTCAAAGGGAATTTTATATCTTGTCTTTTGTATCAGCGGTTTATGGCAGAGTTTTTCCAGGATCTCATTTGCTTCGGATACCGGGATTTCATATTCAAATTCCAGTCGGGTTTCTCCTTCACTGGGTCCCTTTACAGTGAAAAATCCTCGTTCCCCGATAATTCTTACACGCACAGTTCTTCCCTTCTCCGTGCTGAGGTATCCCTGGCAATATTTTTTTCCTTGTGCCAGGTTGCGCCAGTTTTCATTTTTCAGGAGAAACTTTTTTTCAATTTCCTGTCCCATTTTTATCCTTTTTTCAATACATTATTGTGGGAAACCATACAGTTGTCACTGGCTCGGGGGAGTTTCATTACTCCTGTTCCCTCTCAATACTCAATGATTCGGTCTTCTGCAGCTCAATGGCGGCGAAATTCAATGTAGCATGAATAGTAAGAACAGGAAAGAGCAGAGCCATGGCGAATATGTTTACTATCGGGATCATGGAAACCAGAGCCGGTAATATACCGATTCTGAGAGATGGGGCGGAATGATATTGCAACCATCCCAGTTTACTCCCCAGGGACCACCTGCGTCGTGAGGCGGGATAGTCGATAAACATCAGGGCCGAATAATATGTGTAGAGCAGAAAAACTGCCACCTGACCGATTCCTGGAATGAAGTTGACAAAAAGTGCGGCCACAGTGACAAGGATTCCGAAAAAGGCTATTTTGATGCCTTCCAGGATATCTATAAAAAATCCGCCCAGGGTAAAATTTTCGTCGGCGTCAAAGAGTTCTCCGGCATACAGTTTTTCGGCAGCCGTACTGAGAAAGGCGTAACCCGGGGTAGTAATGGTGTAGGCCAGAAGAAAGGCAAGGTAGAATGAGACAATTCTGGAAATTACATTGAAAAGCCAGCTGGCGACCAGCCAGCCTTTGAATTTGATCCAGCCGATGATTGTTCCACTGTCCGGTGGATGAGCAAAAAAATTGCCGGTGAAACCAGTAATAAGGTCAATGGAAAACACATACCCAACCCAGGTCAAGGCAAAAGTGATAAGGACGAGCAGGAGTGACCAGCCGAGCAGGCGTTTACGACGGAACATAAAACCAATGGAAGAGAGCAGGGGGATCCTGGTGCGGGTTTCCAGCCGTGATTCAGTATATCTTTTCATTTTTATTCAATACAGAATTGAGGTGAGAATATTGTTTTTTCTGTCTGTCCATGCAGGCAGTGCAGCCCTGAAATTGTCGACAGCGTTGCAGAATATAGGTATTCTTGTTTTTCTGTAAAGGGTAGACTATTTTCACAAAGGATTATTTCCCATATTTCACAGGGTAAGGTACAATGGCAGCAATGGGAACAAAAAAGGGAAAAAAAGAAAAACCGTTCTTTGTCTGCCGGGAGTGCGGCTACAAGACAGTGAAATGGCTTGGACGATGCCCTGAATGCGGAGAATGGGAAAGTCTGGAAGAACATCAGCCGGTTTCTCCAGGCAAAGCTCTTTTGAAAGGAGTTGCTGAGCCGGTCCCCTTGCATCTGGCTCCGGACGGTGATGAGGAGCGCGTCAGCACAGGTATTGAAGAGCTTGACAGGGTTCTTGGGGAGGGATAGTTCCCGGTGGTGTGGTTCTTATCGGGGGAGAACCGGGGATTGGAAAATCGACCCTTCTTCTTCATCTGCTGGCTTCCATTGCCGATGAGAAGAGGAAAGTACTCTATGTTTCAGGTGAAGAGTCGTCCCGTCAGATAAAAATGCGGGCACGACGCCTGGATGCCATTCACCCCATGGAGTTTCTGGCAACGGAAAACGGGGTGGAAAATATCGTTGCCATGGCAACCACCATGAAGCCGGGACTTCTGGCTGTTGATTCAATACAGACCCTTACCTGTTCTGAGATATCCTCTTCTCCAGGTTCGGTTACCCAGGTCAGGGAGTCGGCTTACCGGCTCCTTGAGTTGGCAAAAAAAGAGAACATTCCTGTGGTGCTCGTGGGGCACGTGACCAAGGACGGAGCCATTGCCGGGCCAAAAGTTCTGGAGCATATGGTTGATACGGTTCTCTATTTTGAGGGGGATCGCAGTCATGCTTTTCGTATTCTGAGAACAGTCAAGAACCGTTTCGGCTCAACCAATGAAATTGGGGTTTTTGAGATGAAGGAAGAGGGACTGGTACAGGTGAAGAATCCTTCGGAGATTTTTCTTGCGGAGCGTCCCCTGGATGAACCCGGTTCCGTGGTACTGCCGAGTGTGGAGGGAACCAGGCCGATCCTGGTGGAGGTCCAGGCACTGGTCAGTCCGACTAATCTTGGAACGGCCAGAAGGACGGCAATCGGGGCCGACCCCAGAGGCTTTCACTGCTCTGTGCTGTGTTGGAAAAGAAGGCGGGACTCGACATGTATGGCCATGATATATTTCTCAATATTGCAGGAGGAATGCGCATTGATGAACCAGCCCTTGACCTGGGGGTAATCTGTGCCCTGGCCTCAAGCCTGATGGAAAAGCCGATCCCTTCGGCTACCGTGGTTTGTGGTGAGGTCGGACTTGCCGGGGAGATCAGGGCGATAGGTCATGTTGATATCCGGGTGAAGGAGGCGGAACGGCTGGGATTTACCCGGTTTATACTGCCGAAAAGCAACAGGGAAAGAATGAGCTGGAAACCGCAGATAAGACTGGTGGGGGTTTCCACGCTTCAGGAACTGCTTGAAATAATATTTGTTGAATGACCTGAAATAGTTATAGAGTAAACAAAGGAGCATATAATGTCAGACATGCATCATGAGCACGAAGAGGATAACAGCATCAATGTGAAGGTGGCGATTTTTTTTGTGGCGGTAATTGCAGTGATTTTCTTTCTTGGCGTGATCAACTGATGCCCTGGGGAGACTGCAGATCAAAAGAACCGGTGGATGTGGCAAATGATTGAGTGCCCGGACGAGAGGGAAGTTGTCATTCTCATGACCGATATGGTCAAGTATTCCTGGACCACCTCCGCCATGAGTCCCGGGGAAATTAAGGATTTTTTGATCGAGTATCACACAGCAATCCATGACCTGGTTGACCATGAAACCAACGGTCCCCTGGAAATTGAGCCATCCGCCGGAGACGGCTCCCTGATTATTTTTGAGAAACGGTCCGGAGAGGGAAAGTCGGGTGTATGCTGTCGTGCCCTGAAAACTGCAGTTAAAATTGCTGAGGCGGTGGCTGACGGCCGACTTCAACCCACACGCATGGGAATATTGCTTGGGGATATAACGTCCGCCAGGTTGGGTTCCAGGGTCGTAAAATTTGGATCCAGTTTTGCGGTGGCAAACAGGCTTGAGGAGTTGTGCGGATACTTCGGCACGGACCTGCTTATGGACCGGGAAGTGGCGAGATACCAGAAAGGATACGATGATTCTCTGCTGATCATGGCAAAGGTCAGTCTCACAAGTGTCCTCCATCCGATGAACATCTTTACGCTCTGTCTTCCCGGTATCCAGAATTATCCTGCCGGAGTGGACAGGATCCGGTTGCTTCGTTTTATTGCCATGAAAAATGAGGCCATGGAGTTCTTCACCGGTGATCTGCAAAAAGGGATAGAGCCTGACTTTCCAAGAGTGAGGGAAATGTTGATGGAGGCCCAGAATTATTTTCTGGACCTGACAGGACGAGCTGATATCGGGACAGAACGTATTTTGGAATATATCCGTGAGTACCCTTTTCCTGCTGAAGATTTTGATCGTTGTGGAATGAAGCTGATGGAAAAGAGCAGAGACTCCCTGGGGGAGCGTATTTTTCATCTGTCGAAACAGTTGCTCAAGGCCATTAATCCCCAATATTATCATGCTCTTGTTGTTGACACGAAATGGGAAAAATACTTCCGCCTTGAGTGGCGTAGAAAAGGGGAAACGGTTATCGAGGTGGACAGTGCCCCGGATGGTGTATATTACCTGGATAGTGGTGTTGCTGAAACCGTTGACAGGGACGGCAACTGGCTTGCCACAATTGAGGCCGGGACCATTTTTGGTGAAATGGCGTATTTCGGCAGGGAGCTGAAACGGACGGCAACGGTTATCGCCAAAACTGATCTGGTTCTCCGTAGAATATCTACGGCTGATTTGGAAAAATTGCCTGTTATTGTAAATATTTTTGAAACAATAGCACTTTCAAGAAAAAAAGAGATCCTGGCCAACGAAAAACGGGCCGCATCCCTGCCCCGACAGTGAACTGCCTGGGCGGGATACGGCGGTTTCTTCTTTCAGTAGCAGGTTTTATTTCTTTGAGAGAACAACATATCTGCTGTAGTCTCCAGCCCTTATCCGGAGAAGTATCCTTTTGGTGCTGGATGATTTTTTCAGAGCAGCACGGAGTTCTTTGAGGTTGCTGACTCTTGTTCTGTTGACTTCTTCTATGAGATAGCCGGGTTTCAGGCCTTCCAAAGCTGCCGGACTGTCTGGTTTGACATCACTGATGACGACACCGGCATCTTTCTGATATCCGAATCTTTCAGCAAGTTCGGGAGTAAGATTCTGGAGGCCGAGACCAAAATCCTTCAGGATATTTGCTGTACCCGGTAACCCTTTTCGTCCGAAATCAGATGGTTGCTCCCCAATGGTGACTTTGATTTTTTTCTCCTTGCCGTCACGTATGACCAGGAGTGTTGCTTTACTGTCAGGGGAAATAAGTGCAACCTTGTTTCTGAGTTCGGCAACGTTTTTGAGAGTTTTACCATTTAAGCGAAGAATGACATCCCCCTGTTCCAGGCCTGCCTTGTCTGCCGGAGAGTCTTTTTGTACCTCGCTGACCAGGATTCCTTTGCTGTCATCCAGGCCAAAGGATTCTGCAAGTTCCTCGTTGATATCCTGAATAACAACACCCAGCCATCCACGGGTGACCTTTCCTTCTGTCTGCAGCTGTTTTTCTATGGATTTTGCCATATTAATCGGGATGGCAAAACCGATTCCCATGTAACCGCCCGTTTTTGAAAAAAGCGCGGTATTGATACCAACAACTTCACCCTGTCCGTTGATCAGCGGACCACCGCTGTTTCCCGGATTGATGGCGGCATCGGTCTGGATGAAATTCTCATAGTCGTTTATCCTGACATTGGATCGTCCCTTGGCACTGACAACTCCTGCTGTCACGGTCTGGCTGAGGCCAAACGGATTACCGATTGCGATGACCCATTCCCCGACTTCAAGTTTATCAGAGTCTCCCAAGGGAAGAACCGGCAGGTTTTCTGCACCGTCTATTTTAACAAGAGCCACATCGGAAAGAGGGTCGGTTCCAACCAGTTTTGCTTCAAACTCTCTGTTATCAGACAGTACGACCTTGATATCATCAGCGTCTTCAATAACATGATTGTTGGTCAGGATAAGACCGTCTTTGCTGATCAGAAATCCTGAACCCTGGCCCCGCTGTTTGAATTCCTTCTGTCTGGGATGCTGCTGGCGATAGTAAGGTCCGAAAAATTGCTCAAAAAATGGATTATTGAAGAATTCTTCAGGTACAGGACTTCCGGCCCTGGCTTTGGTTGTCTTCTCCACTTTAATGTGGACAACGGCGGGTTTTGCCTTCTTGACCACGCTCACAAACATTTTTGATGTGGCTGGTGCCATTGTGGCAAGGGCATTTGTGGTCTGCAGGGTTGCGGCCACTGCAAGACAGAATGCAAACAGCAGGGCTATGGCCCTGTGCTGCGATTTCAGAACGGATGTTTTCATGGATAGTCTCCTTAATATGATTATTTGTCAGAAAATCCCTCTGTTGGGGCATAAACAGCTGAGCCAATTTTATCGTTACATACAAAAGGAATTGTAAATCCAAAGAAAACAACGTCAAGAAAGATTACTGAAATGTAATAATGGGAAGAGTGAAAGAAAAAGACACCGGAACTGCAGCAGAGCAGTTTCGGGTAACAGGTCACAGGGTACCGAATCTTTCCGCGATCAGCCCGGCTTACGTATGACTAATACGGTGCGCCGGGCTGCTTGCGAAAATCTCCGGCAGACTGTAACCTGTTATAAATACGATGATTAATACAGCGATGTTGCCAGTCCTGTGATCAGTTACAGTTTCGGTGGTGATGGACTATATGATCAGCTTCGGATCATATCGGCGATTTGAAAGGCAACCTCCAGGCTCTGTTCCGCATTCAGTCGCGGATCGCAGGTCGTAAGATAATTGCTTGCCAGTTCTTCATCGACAATATTATGGGCGCCTCCCGTGCACTCCGTGACATCGTTGCCGGTCATTTCAAAATGCACTCCTCCCGGAATTGTGCCTTCTGACCAGTGAATCTCAAAAAAACAGGTTATCTCGGAAAGGATATCGTTGAAGTTTCTTGTCTTGTGCCCGGAGGTGGCCGTGTAAGTATTGGCGTGCATCGGATCACAGCTCCAGACGATATTAAACCCTTCTTTTTTCATTTCCCGGAGCAGGGGGGGGAGAACTTTTTCAATTTTTTTCACGCCAAGCCGGCTTATAAGAGTGATACGGCCTGCCTCATTGTCCGGGTTCAGGATTTCAATCAATTTTTTGACATCGTTCACATCGTGGGTTGGTCCGATTTTTATGCCGATGGGATTATGCACACCCCGTAAAAATTCCACATGTGCCCCGTCAACCTGTCTGGTCCGTTCTCCTATCCACAACATATGCGCAGAGCAGTCATACCAGTCTCCGGTAATGGAATCTTTCCTGGTAAGGGCCTCCTCGTACTGGAGAAGGAGGGCTTCATGGGAGGTGAACAGCTGGGTCTGGTTGATCTGAGGGGTATCAGAGGAAATGCCGATTGTTTCCATGAAACGGATAGCCTGATCAATCTGTTTGGCCAAACGATCATAGGATCGTCCCATTGGGGAGTGGGCGACAAATTCCTGGTTCCAGGCTGTTACCCGGCGCAGGGAGCCGAATCCACCCCTGGTGAAGGCCCGGAGCAGGTTGAGGGTGGAGGCAGCCATGTTGTACCCTTTCAGCATATACTTGGGGTTGGGGTCCGGCTTTTTTCGTCAAATGCCGCCTCATTTACCATGTCTCCCCTGTACGACGGCAGGGTGATACCGTCAGCTGTTTCAGTGTCTGAAGAGCGGGGTTTGGCAAACTGCCCTGCAATTCTGCCCACCTTAATGACCGGCTTTCCGCCGGCATAAGTGAGAACTACCGCCATCTGCAGCAGTATTTTCAGGGTTTCCCTGATATTGGGTGCTGTTACGTTGGAAAAATTTTCAGAACAGTCGCCACCCTGTAACAGAAAAGCATCGCCGGTTACGGCTTTTGCCAGAGATTCCTTAAGGGAGCGGATTTCACCGGCAAAAACCAGAGGGGGGAGAAGAGAGAGTGTTTCCAGTACGTTATCGACTTTTTTCAGATCGGGCCAGGTGGGTTGCTGAAGAGCTGTGTAGGTCTGCCAGCTTGATTTTGTCCAGTTGTTCTGCGTAGGTGTCATGCGTTTTGTCCTTCTTTTTTACCTGAAAATCCTGCCACGGTAGGTTGTTTTGCCGCAGTTGGATCTTCATTTGTTTTTATGGCTGATACATACAGTTCAGCCAAGCAGGTTTATCCGTATCCGACTATGATTAAAAACAACACCTTTCCAGATCAAAGGCGTTGAGGATTCTCAGTTCTCTTTCTTTTTGTATTGCAGTAGGTGGTGAAAGAAACTCCAGTTTTTCTATCAGTTTTCCTGCAGAGTTATAGTCCGGAATTGATTCCAGGCCATGGGCGAGGATTTTGCTGCTTCTGGTATCCAGTAGTTCCGCGTCTCTGCCGTTTGTCACCACAGCCAGTGGAATTCGGTACTCCGGGTTGAGAATTCTCGCGGCTGCAATTGCTGATCGTTCCCGGGAAACAAGGGAGCCGGGACCATAACGAATGATCATAAATTCCCTGTTTTTCCTTGAAACGCTCAGTTCAATGGTAGATGTAACAAAATTAGAGGTAAAAAGTGATTCAATTTTTCTCCTGGGTTGCAGATTTTCTTTTTTGTACCCCTTTTCCTCCACCATCATCCTGCTGAGAGACTGGCGAATACGTTCATCATCCGTATCAGTCAGTTCTTCTCCTGTGATGTAATCTTTTAAAGTCCCGTAAATAAGGTGATGGGGTTTGGGTGTTTTCATTGTGT
The DNA window shown above is from Desulfomarina profundi and carries:
- a CDS encoding 2-oxoacid:ferredoxin oxidoreductase subunit beta is translated as MAVKDYLRERFFPHMWCPGCGHGTILNSLLRAVEELGLGKNDIVMTSGIGCSARISGYVDFHSLHTMHGRALACATGVKLSQPRLNVIVPMGDGDALAIGGNHFIHAARRNIDITAIVMNNRIYGMTGGQFSPLSGPGVNATTAPYKTIDNNFDVVELATAAGASFVARSTAFHAKESTEILKKAILHKGFSVVEILSQCPTHYGRKNKEGDAASMLEIHKANTAKLGSKALKENPELIPRGIFVDVDKPEYCEEYDKLIAFAMKKEKAS
- a CDS encoding cyclic nucleotide-binding domain-containing protein, whose protein sequence is MWQMIECPDEREVVILMTDMVKYSWTTSAMSPGEIKDFLIEYHTAIHDLVDHETNGPLEIEPSAGDGSLIIFEKRSGEGKSGVCCRALKTAVKIAEAVADGRLQPTRMGILLGDITSARLGSRVVKFGSSFAVANRLEELCGYFGTDLLMDREVARYQKGYDDSLLIMAKVSLTSVLHPMNIFTLCLPGIQNYPAGVDRIRLLRFIAMKNEAMEFFTGDLQKGIEPDFPRVREMLMEAQNYFLDLTGRADIGTERILEYIREYPFPAEDFDRCGMKLMEKSRDSLGERIFHLSKQLLKAINPQYYHALVVDTKWEKYFRLEWRRKGETVIEVDSAPDGVYYLDSGVAETVDRDGNWLATIEAGTIFGEMAYFGRELKRTATVIAKTDLVLRRISTADLEKLPVIVNIFETIALSRKKEILANEKRAASLPRQ
- a CDS encoding CYTH domain-containing protein, yielding MGQEIEKKFLLKNENWRNLAQGKKYCQGYLSTEKGRTVRVRIIGERGFFTVKGPSEGETRLEFEYEIPVSEANEILEKLCHKPLIQKTRYKIPFEGFTWEVDEFEGENKGLVFAEIELQHEGETFAVPEWIDREVTDDPRYYNANLVTNPFCKW
- a CDS encoding EI24 domain-containing protein; the protein is MKRYTESRLETRTRIPLLSSIGFMFRRKRLLGWSLLLVLITFALTWVGYVFSIDLITGFTGNFFAHPPDSGTIIGWIKFKGWLVASWLFNVISRIVSFYLAFLLAYTITTPGYAFLSTAAEKLYAGELFDADENFTLGGFFIDILEGIKIAFFGILVTVAALFVNFIPGIGQVAVFLLYTYYSALMFIDYPASRRRWSLGSKLGWLQYHSAPSLRIGILPALVSMIPIVNIFAMALLFPVLTIHATLNFAAIELQKTESLSIEREQE
- a CDS encoding 2-oxoacid:acceptor oxidoreductase family protein, with the protein product MKRTRLVFSGSGGQGVITAAIILAEAAVIHEGINATQSQSYGAAARGGATRSDIILSEGEIHFPEVVQPNVLVCLTQEAYNTYSSIVRPGGTLLTDSRFVKPIKKIDARQTELPMYDTVMKEIGKPIVFNICVLGALIGITELLKPASLMKAVADRVPKDFLEMNNKAFDLGLSLGAE
- a CDS encoding type I restriction enzyme HsdR N-terminal domain-containing protein, with product MKTPKPHHLIYGTLKDYITGEELTDTDDERIRQSLSRMMVEEKGYKKENLQPRRKIESLFTSNFVTSTIELSVSRKNREFMIIRYGPGSLVSRERSAIAAARILNPEYRIPLAVVTNGRDAELLDTRSSKILAHGLESIPDYNSAGKLIEKLEFLSPPTAIQKERELRILNAFDLERCCF
- a CDS encoding diguanylate cyclase, with translation MDRILLVEDSPMYGRLAKSRIEEHFDLPVFWTKTMEETVTLLDRADDSFSMALLDFNLPDAPDGEVIDKVLDRGISSIVFTANMSDTVREFVWKKKVADYILKDDPSSLDYVIKAMARLRRNSSRFILIVHKSDSFRTAISELLYVHRFRIVTASSGRAALEILARYPEICLVISGAEFEDMDGCSLCRKIREIHSADSLAIIGTWKGEDATAGAKFLKNGANDFIRQDFLVEEFYSRINNCIENLTLIEKLKESAMKDFLTGLYNRRSFFDRGEKLYTRTVKEGEELCCAMIDIDYFKKVNDSFGHDVGDRVIQRVAQILLEGVGKNDIVARFGGEEFCLLLKGSDKDRGWCLLEELRKKIQKNAMATTEKGEPVFVSISGGLCVSHLGCLNDMIKRADDSLYRAKQNGRNTIVS
- a CDS encoding DegQ family serine endoprotease; the protein is MKTSVLKSQHRAIALLFAFCLAVAATLQTTNALATMAPATSKMFVSVVKKAKPAVVHIKVEKTTKARAGSPVPEEFFNNPFFEQFFGPYYRQQHPRQKEFKQRGQGSGFLISKDGLILTNNHVIEDADDIKVVLSDNREFEAKLVGTDPLSDVALVKIDGAENLPVLPLGDSDKLEVGEWVIAIGNPFGLSQTVTAGVVSAKGRSNVRINDYENFIQTDAAINPGNSGGPLINGQGEVVGINTALFSKTGGYMGIGFAIPINMAKSIEKQLQTEGKVTRGWLGVVIQDINEELAESFGLDDSKGILVSEVQKDSPADKAGLEQGDVILRLNGKTLKNVAELRNKVALISPDSKATLLVIRDGKEKKIKVTIGEQPSDFGRKGLPGTANILKDFGLGLQNLTPELAERFGYQKDAGVVISDVKPDSPAALEGLKPGYLIEEVNRTRVSNLKELRAALKKSSSTKRILLRIRAGDYSRYVVLSKK